A window from Archocentrus centrarchus isolate MPI-CPG fArcCen1 unplaced genomic scaffold, fArcCen1 scaffold_48_ctg1, whole genome shotgun sequence encodes these proteins:
- the cars1 gene encoding cysteine--tRNA ligase, cytoplasmic isoform X2: MSASGEAVKGKRVQPPWSPPAGTDVPQLRLYNSLTRAKELFVPQKGNNVTWYCCGPTVYDASHMGHARSYISFDILRRILRDYFKYDVLYCMNITDIDDKIIKRARQNYLLDQYKEKKPQAAQILQDVLSARTIFQAHLASTTDPDKKQMLERLDAAVTASLQPLQAAMESKELDEVVQPLAQVLLENSKDLLADWLDKQFGSQVTENSIFSILPKYWESEYHKDMEALNVLPPDVLTRVSEYVPEIVEFVKKIVSNGYGYESNGSVYFDTSKFDSSPEHSYAKLVPEAVGDQKALQEGEGDLSISAERLSEKKSQNDFALWKASKPGEPSWDSPWGKGRPGWHIECSAMAGSILGESMDIHGGGFDLRFPHHDNELAQSEAFFENDYWVRYFLHTGHLTISGCKMSKSLKNFITIKDALAKNTARQLRLAFLMHSWKDTLDYSSNTMESAVQYEKFMNEFFLNVKDILRAPTDITGQFEKWETAEVELNNSFCDRKSAVHEALCDNVDTRTAMEEMRMLVSHTNSYIASRKNAKLRPNRMLMESIATYLTNMLKIFGAVEGSDPIGFPVGGQGQSVDLESTVLPYLTVLSDFRERVRKIAREQKVTELLQLCDVVRDDLLPELGVRLEDHEGLPTVVKLVDKETLLKEREEKKKVEEEKKMKKEEAARKKQEQEVAKLAKMKIPANEMFRTETDKYSKFDEMGFPTHDVEGKELSKGQAKKLRKLYEAQEKLHNEYLQMNQNGN; this comes from the exons TGAAGGGAAAGCGGGTCCAGCCTCCTTGGTCTCCACCAGCAGGAACAGACGTACCGCAGCTTCGACTCTACAACAGCCTGACGAGAGCGAAG GAGCTGTTTGTTCCTCAGAAAGGGAATAATGTAACATGGTACTGCTGTGGCCCTACAGTGTACGATGCCTCTCACATGGGACATGCCAG ATCCTACATATCTTTTGATATTCTGCGAAGGATACTAAGGGACTACTTCAAGTATGATGTCCTCTACTGCATGAACATTACAGACATAGATGACAAA atcatTAAAAGAGCCCGACAGAATTACCTTCTGGACCAGTACAAGGAGAAAAAACCACAAGCTGCTCAAATACTGCAGGATGTGCTCAGTGCCAGAACG ATTTTTCAGGCCCACTTAGCTTCCACCACAGACCCAGACAAGAAGCAGATGCTGGAAAGGCTGGACGCTGCTGTTACAGCCAGTCTGCAGCCCCTTCAGGCAGCAATGGAGAGCAAAGAATTGGATGAAGTGGTGCAACCTCTGGCACAG GTGTTGTTGGAGAATTCCAAGGACTTGCTGGCTGACTGGTTAGACAAACAGTTTGGAAGTCAGGTCACAGAGAATTCCATCTTCTCCATTCTTCCTAAATACTGGGAATCAGAGTATCATAAAGATATGGAAGCCCTGAAT GTTCTTCCCCCTGATGTCCTCACTCGAGTCAGTGAATACGTGCCCGAGATCGTGGAGTTTGTGAAGAAGATTGTCTCAAATGGTTACGG GTATGAGTCAAACGGTTCAGTGTACTTTGACACATCGAAGTTTGATTCCAGTCCAGAGCATTCATATGCCAAACTGGTGCCAGAGGCAGTCGGTGATCAGAAAGCTTTACAAGAGGGAGAAG GAGATCTGAGCATCTCTGCAGAAAGGTTAAGTGAGAAAAAGTCACAGAATGACTTTGCCTTGTGGAAAGCCTCCAAGCCGGGAGAGCCTTCATGGGACTCTCCATGGGGGAAG GGAAGACCCGGGTGGCATATTGAATGTTCAGCCATGGCTGGCTCTATCTTGGGGGAGTCGATGGACATCCATGGTGGAGGTTTTGATCTTCGATTCCCTCATCATGACAATGAGCTGGCTCAGTCAGAG GCATTCTTTGAGAACGATTACTGGGTCCGTTACTTTCTGCACACCGGACACCTGACGATCTCAGGCTGCAAGATGTCAAAATCCCTGAAGAATTTCATCACAATTAAGGACGCCTTAGCAAAGAACACAG CTCGTCAGCTCCGTCTTGCTTTCTTGATGCATTCCTGGAAAGACACTCTGGACTACTCTTCTAACACAATGGAGTCAGCCGTCCAGTATGAGAAGTTCATGAAT GAGTTCTTCCTCAACGTGAAAGACATTCTGCGTGCTCCTACTGATATCACTGGTCAGTTTGAAAAGTGGGAGACAGCAGAGGTGGAGCTTAACAACAG TTTCTGCGACAGGAAGTCTGCCGTCCATGAGGCTCTGTGTGACAACGTGGACACCCGTACTGCCATGGAGGAGATGAGAATGTTAGTCAGCCACACCAACAGTTACATTGCCAGCAGGAAGAACGCAAAACTGAGGCCCAACCGCATGCTAATGGAAAGTATTGCTACATATCTCACCAACATGCTGAAG atctttggtgcagttgaagGATCGGACCCAATAGGTTTTCCCGTGGGTGGACAAGGTCAAAGCGTTGAT CTGGAGAGCACAGTGCTGCCGTACCTCACAGTGCTGTCAGATTTCAGAGAGCGCGTCCGCAAAATTGCTCGAGAGCAGAAAG TGACAGAGTTGCTGCAGCTCTGTGACGTTGTCCGTGATGACCTGTTACCAGAGCTCGGAGTGCGATTGGAAGATCATGAAG GTCTGCCCACTGTGGTGAAACTAGTGGACAAGGAGACATTACTGAAggaaagagaggagaagaagaag gtggaagaagagaagaaaatgaagaaggaAGAGGCTGCCAGGAAGAAGCAAGAGCAAGAG GTGGCGAAACTGGCCAAGATGAAGATCCCTGCAAATGAAATGTTTCGTACTGAAACAGACAAATATTCCAAATTTGATGAAATG GGTTTTCCCACTCACGATGTCGAAGGGAAGGAGCTCAGCAAAGGACAAGCCAAGAAGCTGCGCAAGCTCTACGAGGCCCAAGAAAAATTACACAATGAATATCTTCAGATGAACCAAAATggcaactga